Proteins co-encoded in one Gracilimonas sediminicola genomic window:
- a CDS encoding DUF6122 family protein, whose amino-acid sequence MVHIISHFLVPLIVAWFFYRSKWKLAFLILIATMVVDADHLLANPVYDPNRCSIGFHPLHTIWAIAVYILMFTIPFYLKSGKLSEAGEKWNFRIQLTGLGLLIHMLLDGLDCFI is encoded by the coding sequence ATGGTACATATAATTTCTCATTTTTTGGTTCCCTTAATTGTAGCTTGGTTTTTTTACAGGTCGAAATGGAAATTGGCTTTCCTGATCCTGATAGCGACCATGGTAGTAGATGCAGATCATTTGTTAGCCAACCCGGTTTATGATCCAAACCGGTGCTCGATCGGATTTCATCCCTTACATACCATTTGGGCAATAGCTGTTTATATTCTGATGTTTACGATTCCTTTTTATTTAAAGTCCGGGAAGCTTTCAGAAGCGGGAGAGAAGTGGAACTTTCGGATACAACTTACAGGCTTAGGGCTGCTTATTCATATGCTGCTGGATGGATTGGATTGTTTTATATAG